GCAATGGACTGACCGCTTCATGGACTCGTTGCGTTTCGACGAGACGCTTGAGGACAAACGGCTTCGGCATGCGGCCTGCCTGCTCGCCGATGTCAATTGGCGTGCGCATCCCGATTATCGCAGCGAGCAAAGTCTGAATATCGTTGTGAACGGTGCTTTCACCGGCATCGATCATCCGGGGCGCTGTTTCCTCGCGCTCGTCATGTCTTATCGTTATCTGGGCCTCGACGCCGACGTGAACCCGCAAGTGCGCGCGCATGTTTCGCCGCGGCTTCTCGATCAGGCGCGATTGCTCGCGGGCGCCATGCGCGTCGCTTATGCCGTCTCCGCCGGTATGGCGGATGTGCTGCCGCGCGTGCCGCTGATCACGTCCAAAGGCAAGACGATCCTTACGCTGCCGCCAGATCTAGCGGACCTGGCTGGCGAGCGGCTGAGCAATCGCCAGAAGCAGCTTGCCAAGCTGATTGGCCGCGAGGCGGTGATCCAGACGGGCGCCACGATAAAGACAGGCAGCAGTTCGGTCGAGACGGCTTAATCTTGCCTGCAACGATCGTGCTTGAGACAAGCACATGACATGGATGCCTAATCGCCGCAATCTCGTGCTCGGAACAAGCACAGCCTTGCTTACAGCTTGCCGACGCGAGCAGACGCTAAGTTCCCCCAAGCCAAGACTTTGCTCCTCGGACGATAAAATCGAAGTCGATCTACAGTCTGGAGTCGGTCCAAAGTTGGTTTTGCGCGGTCTGCGCCGAAATGGGGTGGATAGCGTTCATGGAAAATACGGCAGTTTTGCACCAGCATTTCAGGTGACGAAGTCAGACTGTGCAAAGGTCTTTGCTGGTCAATCTGCAACGCTATGGGCTAATGAAGCGGATCCAACCCCAACCAAGTGGGATTGCGTCTGCGGCAAAATTATTATCGGAGCAGGGACGGAAGCTGATTTGAGAAGTTTTGGTGAGCGGGAACAAGGTACATACCACGCCGCTTACAAATCTGGTGATTACAAGACGGTAGGCGATTGGTGCGTAATACCTTCGGTTAAAACAGGCGGAATGCAGCTATCATTCTACGATCCGAGCAAAATCACTTTTGCGAACGATATCTGGCTGACCTTCGACGGCATCACAATTGGTGTGCTCTACAAGGACTATTTTTTGATGGACCAGGCGTTGACGCACGAACTTTGGGCCATGCCTATCAGGTCTATCAGAAGTTAGTGGAGTTTCTGGACAAATACGGCCGCGTTTATTGAGCAGGCTCTGCCGCTTCCGGTGTGTCATGCCATTCGAGCGCGATCACTTTGCCTTTTTCCAAGGTGAGTGCGAGGCGCCCCTCGATCAGCTCCAGCGCTTTTTCGCCGAAAATCTCACGCCGCCAGCCGCTAAGCGTGGGAATTTTGGCGCTTTTGTTGGTCGCGAGAACTTCTAAATCCTCGACCGTCGCGATCATCTTTGCCGCGACGCCATGGGCTTCGCTGACTTGCCGCAGCAGAACCTTTAGAAGCTCGACGGTCGCGCCATTGCCGTTGCGGCGTTCGCGCTCGATCTTCGGCAAAGTTTTTGGATCGCGCGCGAGGCCGCGCTGAACGGCGGCGAGAATATCGGCGCCGGCGCGCGAGCGCTCCATTCCGCGCGGGAAGGCCCGCAGATTGCCGAGCTCGTCCGCCGTTTTCGGTGCTGCGCTGGCGATCTCGACGAGAACATCGTCCTTGAGCACACGGCCGCGCGGCACGTCGCGGGCCTGCGCCTCCGCCTCGCGCCAGGCGGCAAGCTCCATCAGGACGGCGAGATCGCGGGGCCGCCGTGCCCGGCCGCGAAACCGCTCCCACGCCCGTTCGGGATGCTGTTCATAGACGTCGGCCGAGGTCAGCGCGGCCATCTCATCGTCGAGCCAGGAGAGTCGGCCGGTCGATTCCAGTTTTTTCCGTAAATAAAGATAGATGTCGCGCAGATAGGTCACGTCGGCGATGGCGTAATTGATCTGCGCCTCCGAGAGCGGGCGCCGGGACCAATCGGTAAAGCGCGAGGATTTATCAAGAGTGACCTTGCAGACCGACTGGACCAACTCGCCGTAGGCGATCTGCTCGCCAAAACCGCAAACCATGGCCGCGACTTGCGTGTCGAACAGTGGCGCCGGGATCAGCCTGGCGAGGTTCCAGATGATTTCGATGTCCTGCCGTGCGGCATGGAACACCTTGACCACGGCTGTATTCGCCATCAGCGCAAAAACTGGCGATAAATCAATGCCTTCCGAAAGCGCATCGACGGCGATCGCCTCGTCCGGCGAGGCGATTTGCACGACGCAGAGTTGGGGCCAGAAGGTGGTTTCCCGCAGAAATTCCGTATCGACGGTAATAAAGGGGTGGTCAGCGAACCGGCGGCAGGCCTCCGCCAGTTCATGATTCGAGGTAATCAAGCTCATTAAGGCTTGATACTGGAAAGGTGACCGCGCTGCCAGTGCCGGGTGGGCCTATCGATCTGCCAGTTTCTCGTATATGGAAAGCGCCTCCCAACGTCGAAGCAGCGGGAAGCCATGTCGAAACGGTCCTTTTTTGCGATTTTACTTCTGTCCGCCGGCCTCGCGGGGTCGGCTCTGGCCGAGGATTCGGCGGCGAAGCCCGATGAATCGCATCCTGCCCATGCCTCGGGCACGACCACGAAGGCCTTCGGGCCCTGGAGCCTGCACTGCCAGCCTCCGCATCAGGAAGGCGCGGAGCCGCTCTGTGTGATCGCTCAGACGGTGGAGAGCTCGAGCAACAAGCTTCTCGCCGTTATCTCGATCGGCCACCAGCACCCGAGCGATCCCTATAATATCGTGGTCACCCTGCCGCCCAACGTCGCGTTCCCGAGTTCGGTGCATATCCGCACCGGTGAGCAGGACAAATGGGGCGTGGAGCTTCCGTGGCAGCGCTGTATTCCGGGTGCCTGCATTGCCGGAGCGGAACTAAGCCCGGCGACCCTTGTGCATTGGGCCGGTCTCCAGACTGAAGGCAAAATCGTGTTTGTCGTCGGCTCCGGGGACGAGGTTGCCGTGCCGATAAGCATGCGTGGCTTTGGCGACGCCTACACAGCGCTCAACAAATAAAAAACCCGCGCCGCGTGGCGCGCATCTGATGTGACGGGACATGCATCTTTATCGTACTCATACGTGTGGCGACCTGCGCGAGGCTCAGGCCGGCGCGGAGGTCCGTCTTTCCGGCTGGTGTCATCGCATCCGCGATCACGGTGGCGTGCTGTTCATCGATCTGCGCGACCATTACGGCGTTACCCAATGCGTGGTGGACCCGGATTCGCCGGCCTTTCCACAGGCGGAAAAGCTGCGCTCGGAATGGGTCGTGCGCATTGATGGCACGGTCCGCCAACGCCCGGCCGGCACCGAAAATTCCGAAATGCCGACGGGCTTCATCGAGGTCTATGTCAACGCCATCGAGGTCTTGGGGCCCGCTGCGGAATTGCCACTGCCTGTCTTCGGCGATCAGCAATATCCCGAGGAGATGCGGCTCAAATATCGCTTCCTCGATCTGCGCCGCGACAAGCTGCACAAGAATATCATGCTGCGCGGCGCCATCATCGACAGCCTGCGGGCGCGGATGAAGTCGCAAGGCTTCTTCGAATTCCAGACGCCGATTCTTACCGCTTCGAGCCCGGAAGGTGCGCGCGATTTCCTCGTCCCGTCGCGCCTGCATCCCGGCAAGTTCTATGCGCTGCCGCAGGCGCCGCAGCAGTTCAAGCAGCTTCTGATGGTCGCTGGCTTCGATCGCTATTTTCAGATCGCGCCGTGTTTCCGCGACGAGGATGCGCGTGCCGACCGCAGCCCCGGGGAATTCTATCAGCTCGATTGCGAGATGAGCTTCGTCACGCAGGAAGACGTTTTCGCGGCGATCGAGCCGGTGCTGCGCGGCGTCTTCGAGGAATTCGGCGACGGCAAGCCGGTCACACAGAAATTCCCGCTGATCCCTTATGCCGAAGCCATGCTGAAATACGGTTCGGACAAGCCGGATTTGCGCAATCCACTCGTTATTGTTGACGTAACGGCGGAATTCGCACGCGACGACGTGACCTTCAACGCCTTCAAGAATGTCATCAAGGCGGGCGGCATCGTCCGCGCGATTCCGGCGCCGGGCGCGGGCGCGCAACCGCGCTCATTCTTCGACAAGCTCAACGATTGGGCGCGCGGCGAAGGCGCGCCGGGGCTGGGCTATGTGATTTTCGAGAACGCCGAGGGCGGCCTTGCCGGCAAGGGGCCCATCGCGAAGTTCCTGCCGCCTGAAGTTCAGCAGGCGATCGCCGCGAAGGCCGGAATCGGTGCGGGCGATGCAGTCTTTTTCGTTTGTGATCAGGAAGCGAAGGCGGCGAAGCTGGCCGGCGCGGCACGGCTCAAAATCGGCAGCGAACTCGGATTGTCGAAGACAGGCGTGTTCGAGTTCTGCTGGATCGTCGATTTCCCGATGTACGAGTGGAACGACGAAGAGAACAAGATAGACTTCTCGCACAATCCGTTTTCGATGCCGAATTTCGCGCACGACGATTTCGTTGCGCTCGACGCAGCCGACAAAGACACGATCCTTGCGATCAAGGCGTTTCAATACGACATCGTTTGCAACGGCATCGAATTGTCGTCGGGCGCCATTCGTAATCATCGCCCCGACATCATGCGCAAGGCGTTCGCACTCGCCGGATATGGTGAGGACGTGCTGGAACAGAAGTTCGGTGGCATGTATCGCGCGTTCCAATATGGCGCGCCGCCGCATGGTGGTATCGCGCCGGGCGTCGATCGCATCGTCATGTTGCTTGCGGGCGAAGAAAATCTGCGCGAAGTCGTCGTCTTTCCGATGAACCAGCGCGCCGAAGATCTTCTCATGAGCGCACCGTCGTCGGTGACGCCGAAGCAATTGCGCGAATTGCACATCAGGCTGAATTTGCCTGAGGTGAAGGGCTCTAACTAAAGGCCTCTCGCGCTCCGGACTTGCCGCGGCGTGGGAAGTGCTGTCAGTCTGGTGTTGGTACGTTCGGATCTCAATCGCGGAGCATCTCATGTCTCCTGTTGAAGCTGGGCAGTGGCAGCCGATGGCGACAGCGCCGAAGGATGGAACGCGGATCATCGTCGTCACGCGCGCGACGGAGCAGGGCACGTCGGACGTCGATGTCGTGCGCTGGATGAAGCCGAAGTCGTTCGGCGAATTTTGCTGGGTGGCGACGGATTCGGATATGGATTGCATCGTCATGTACGACGATTGGGAAGTCGCTAACTGGATGCCGTTGCCGTCCTGGAGCCCGCCGTACAAGACGCCGGAGCTTGTTGCGAAGCTTCCAGAACCGCCCGAAGCCGAGGGATCCGGCATCTAACGCGTATGGCGCGACACAAATCGACGCCGCGACAATCCAGCGAAGCCGGAACTCCGGAGTGAGGTTCGCCGTTAGCCTCGCCTGAGCATCACGCAAAGCTCAGGTGGAGGATTCCAATGCTCTCGACAATATTGATCATCATTCTGATCTTGGCTTTGATCGGCGGCCTGCCGAACTGGGGCTATTCCTCCGGCTGGGGCTATTATCCTTCTGGTGGCATCGGCCTCATCCTGCTGATCGTCATTATCCTCGTGCTGTTGGGCCGCATTTAGCCTTCGTCCATCGCTGCGAAGCAGCAGCCTTCGGGAACCGATATCCGCGAAGGCAGTTGCTGCCAGGGCCGCTCCCGCGGTCTTTAATGAGGGAGAGGACACATGAAGACGACTGGCAAGCTCGCGCTCGCAGTGAGCGCAATCTTTTGGGTTTCTGCGGCCGTCGCGCAGGATGACTCGACGACAACGACGACTCACACGGACCATTACGACAATACGCACCACGACGGTGCCTATGTCGGCGTGCCGGGTGTCGTCGGCGTTCACGTCGGTGGCGATTCGCACTCTGGCTGCGAGACGCGCAGCAAAACGGTGCAGGACAACGAGACGGGTGACTCGCACACCCGCACCGAATCAAACTGCTAAATTGACAACGGGACGCCCGATGGCGTCCCGTTTCGCTTTGAGTTTAGGAGAGCCCGAGCTTTTGGGCGAGGCCGATGCGCTGCAATTTGCCCGTCGCGCCTTTCGGGATTTCCGCAAGGAAGATGATCTTGCGCGGCGTCTTGAATGCCGCGAGGCGGTTTGAAAGAAAGTCACGCAACTCGCTCTCCGTTGCGGTATGTCCCTCGCGCAGAACGACAGCAGCGGCAACGTCTTCGCCAAGCTTGTCGTGCGGCATGGCGAACGTCACGACCTGTTCCACCGCAGGATGATCGAGCAACGCCTCATCGACTTCACGCGGCGAAATTTTCTCGCCGGCGCGATTGATGATTTCCTTAAGCCGTCCGGTCAGGCTTAAATGTCCATCGGCGTCGATCATGCCCTGATCGCCGGTACGGAACCAGCCATTGGTGAAGGCGCTCGCATTTGCGGAAGGATTGTTCTCATAACCTGCAGTGACGTTGTCGCCGCGGATTACGACTTCGCCAATCTCGCCGATGCCGAGCAGATTGCCATCTTCATCCATGATGCCGATCTCAGGGCCGGCCGGCAGGCCGACCGCGCCCGGCTTACGAGTCCCACGCAGCGGATTGGACGCCATCTGATGCGAGGCTTCGGTCATGCCATAGGCTTCGATCAGCGGCGCGTTGAAGGTAGCCTCAAGTTCGCCAATCAATTGCGGCGGCATCGACGCCGACGAGGAGCGCAGGAAGCGCAGCGGATAACGCGCGATCGTCTCTTTGTTGTTGTTCGCACGCGCGAGGATCGCCTGGTGCATTGTCGGCACGGCGGTGTACCAGGTCGGTTTGCTCTCTTCCATCCAGCCAAAGAACTTCAGCGCATTGAAGCCCGGCGTGCAGAAAATCTGGCTGCCGCGCGAGAGCGGCGCGAGAAGGCCGGCGATCAGGCCGTGGATGTGGAACAGCGGCATGATGTTCAAGCCGCGATCGGCGTCGGAAAATTCGAGCGCCGCGGCGATGTTCTGCGCCGAGGCGGTGACGTTCCCCTGCGTGAGTGGCACGATCTTCGGCCGTGAGGTGGTGCCAGACGTATGGAGGATCAACGCGACATCGTCGGTTTCGCCATAGCCGGAATTGGCGGCGGCTTTCTTTTCGCCGCCCGACAGCGTGAAGACGCCAGCAGCGACGCTCGGGTCCGGCGTCAAAGTCAAAACCGCGATACCAAGCTTCTGCGCGACCTCGACCGCCGGCGACTTGCTGCCAGCCTCGACCACAAGTGCCTTGGCGCTGAGGTCACTCATATAGAATTCGAATTCGTCGGCCTTGTAGGCCGGGTTCAGCGGCGCTGCGGTCGCGCCCGTCGCGATGGCAACGAAGCTCGTCGCCATCTCCGGGCCATTCGGCAGGACAATGGCGACACGGTCATTACGGCCGATGCCAGATCCGTTGAGCGTCGCGACGGTGTCGGCGACGAGTTTGCGGAACGCATCATAAGTCAGGGCCTGCGTGTTCGGCGCCGTGACGGCGGCCGCGTCGCCGCGTCCGACGGCGAGCAGATCTTGCAGGGTCCGGATCGAAACCATCTTCATTCCCCAATAAAGCGCCGGATCAGGCCGGCTCGACAACAAGGCGGCCTTTGTGATCGGCCAAGGTTTTTCCGAGAAGTTTGACGACGGCATAAAGCGCGTCGAGATGTGGCGACGGCACGCTGACGATGCGGCCGAGTTCGATCACCGAGCCAAGCAAGGCGTCGGCTTCGAGTGCGCGTCCGGTTTCGACATCCTGCAACATCGAGGTCTTGTGCGGCCCGACGGCCTCGGCACCCGAGATGCGCTTTTCGAGTGGGATACGGAAGCGAATCCCCAGCGCCTCGCCGATCGCTTTCACCTCGCGCATCACGTCCTCCGCCAGCTTGCGCGTCAGGCCAAAGCGGCAGATGTCCTCAAGTGTCGCATGGGTCAGCGCGCTGATCGGGTTGAACGTCGCATTGCCCCAAAGCTTCGTCCAAAGCTCGGTGCGGATATCGGCGACGATCGGCGCCTTGAACCCGGCCCTGGTGAAGGCCGCGGCGATGATCTCCAGCCTCTCAGTCGGCTTGCCATCGACTTCGGCGAGCGAGAAACGATAACCTTCGATGTGCTTGATGACGCCAGGGCGCTCGATCTCTGCCGCCGGATAGACGACGCTGGCGAGCACGCGCTCGATCGGCAGATTGTCGGCAATGACACCGCCCGGGTCGACGCTTTCGAGCCGCACGCCTTCATGCGCGCCGCCATGTTTGAAGAAATACCACCACGGAATGCCGTTCTGCGCCGTCAGCACACTGGTCTCCGGCCCATAGAGCGCGGGAAGATCGCGCACGACAGCGGCAACTTGATGCGCCTTCATGCCGAGAATGACGAGATCCTGCGTGCCAACATCGGCAATGCGATCCGAGGCTTTGACCTTGGCGACAATTTCCTTGTCGCCTTCGATCAGTTTCAAACCGTTGGCGTTGATCGCAGCAAGATGCGGCCCGCGAGCGATGACGCTGACGTCCTCGCCTGCGTCTGCGAGTTTCGCCGCGAGCAGGCCGCCAATCGCGCCAGCACCAATTACGCATATTCTCATCAATCGAAACCCTTCCAGCGATGGTCGCAGGGATCGGCGGCTGCGCCGGGATATATCTGGCGTGTCAATGCCGCATCTCAGATGGCTTTGTCCACCCTTGCGGGTGCGTGAAAATGCTCACTTAGCGAATATGCTGCATCGCAAAACATTGCAAACGATCGGCTTTTGGCGCTCGACCGCCGAAAAAATTGTTGCGTGGCGCCGTTTCTGTCGGCACATTCCCGCGCCATTACAAAAAGGGGCGCGTAGAAAATGAGCGTTGCTGCGGGGGAAGAAGTCATCGTTTCTGAAAACAGTAGCGCCAATCGTTGGGTGCAATTGTTGATCGGCATCGTCTGCATGACGATGATCGCCAATTTGCAGTACGGCTGGACACTCTTTGTCGGCCCGCTCCACGACGCGTTCGGTTGGAAGATGGCCTCGATCCAGGTCGCTTTCACCATTTTCGTGGTCTGCGAAACCTGGCTTGTTCCCTTTGAAGGCTATTTCGAAGATCTGTTTGGCCCGCGACCGCTCGTCATTTTCGGCGGCGTGCTCGTCGGCATCGCGTGGGCTTTGAACTCCCAGATCACCGGCCTCTCCGGCCTTTACATCGCCCAGGCGATCGGCGGCATTGGCGCCGGCGCGATCTACGGCTCCTGCGTCGGCAATGCGGTGAAGTGGTTTCCCGACCATCGCGGCCTTGCGGCGGGGCTCACCGCCGCGGGTTTCGGCATCGGCTCGGCTTTGACCATCGTGCCGATCTCGCATGTCATCGCAGCGCACGGCTATCAAAACGCGTTTCTTTATTTCGGCATCATCCAGGGCATCGTCGTCTGTATTTGCGCACTGCTGCTGCGTTCGCCGAATAAGGACGATGCATATCAAGCCGCGCTTGCCGCCGGCGAGCAGGGGCGTCAATTCGCGCCCAAGGAAATGCTGCGCACGCCGCTGTTCTGGTTGCTCTACGCGATGTTCGTGATGATGGCCGCTGGCGGCTTGATGGCGACCGCGCAGCTTGCCCCGATCGCCAAGGATTTCGGCGTTGCCAAAGTGCCCGTCAGCTTCTTTGCCTTCACCATGCCGGCGTTGGTGTTCGCGTTGGCGCTCGACCGAACGCTCAATGGATTGACGCGGCCGTTCTTCGGTTGGGTGTCGGATCGGATCGGTCGCGAAAGCACGATGTTCATCGCCTTCGGCGTCGAGGGTCTGGCGATCCTCGCGTTGAGCAAATACGGCCACACGCCGGGCCTGTTCGTGGTGCTCAGCGGCCTCGTCTTCTTCGGCTGGGGCGAAATCTATTCGTTGTTTCCGGCAACGTGCACGGATTCCTTCGGCTCGAAGTTCGCGACGACGAATGCCGGCCTGCTTTATACGGCGAAGGGCACCGCCGCGCTGCTCGTGCCGTTTTCAAGCAAGCTCACCGAATGGACCGGTAGCTGGCATCTCGTTTTCTTGATTGCAGCCGGGCTCAATATCGTGACCGCGCTGCTTGCGATCTTCGTGCTGCGGCCGCTGCGGCGTAAATATGCTGCGGCCGGGAAGTTGTCCTACACCGACTTATTGGAATAAGCCGAATCCGAAAGCCGGAGCTTGGGGCGTTACCCGAGCGTAGAAATCAATATGCACCCGGTGCTGGCCGGTGCCGTTACCGTCGATCGCGTCGGTGAAAGTTGACGGTTCGATCTCAAGTTCGACGTAGGTCGGATCGTAATATTTATATTCAACGATCGTCACCGGCAGCAGATTATAGACGGTGTCCGCCCAGGCGCGCACGCGCCACAGGCCGTAATTCATCGGCAGCGCGCAGGCGACGTGGAAAGAGTGCGAAATATCGAGATCGGTATATTCCGAATTGCGCAATGACACGCCGACATTGCGTGCATTGAGGACGCGCACGCTGTCATGCTCGACGAGCAGGTCGAAGCTCGCCAGCGGCGGCCGGTAGATTTCATGCACCGGTTGGATCGCCGGCTGATGCGCATTTAGGACGAGAGCCAGGAATGCCGCCGCCGTCATCATCTTCTCCCAGTCGCGCCGCGAAACCCGGCCTACGGTCGACTTTTTGCGCCGCGCCGCGCGAAAAGTCTATCGGCGCGAAGATCACGACATCGCGGGGCGGCAATCCTGTTGTGAAATTGGCTGGCGCTTACAGATTCCGCGGCAGGAAATAGGCAAGGACGCCAATCAGCGGCAGGAAGGCTGTCACGTGATAGACGAAGGTGATGCTCGTCGCATCCGCGACCACGCCGAGCACAGCCGCCGCGAGACCCGCGATGCCGAACGCCAGCCCGAAGAAAAGTCCAGCGACCGCGCCGATGCGTTCGGGCAAGAGTTCTTGCGCATAGACGATGATCGCCGCGAAAGCCGAGGACAGAACGAAGCCGATGATGAAGCTCAGCACGATCGTCGCCGGGAAATTCACGTAGGGGAGGG
This Methylovirgula sp. DNA region includes the following protein-coding sequences:
- the rnd gene encoding ribonuclease D, translated to MSLITSNHELAEACRRFADHPFITVDTEFLRETTFWPQLCVVQIASPDEAIAVDALSEGIDLSPVFALMANTAVVKVFHAARQDIEIIWNLARLIPAPLFDTQVAAMVCGFGEQIAYGELVQSVCKVTLDKSSRFTDWSRRPLSEAQINYAIADVTYLRDIYLYLRKKLESTGRLSWLDDEMAALTSADVYEQHPERAWERFRGRARRPRDLAVLMELAAWREAEAQARDVPRGRVLKDDVLVEIASAAPKTADELGNLRAFPRGMERSRAGADILAAVQRGLARDPKTLPKIERERRNGNGATVELLKVLLRQVSEAHGVAAKMIATVEDLEVLATNKSAKIPTLSGWRREIFGEKALELIEGRLALTLEKGKVIALEWHDTPEAAEPAQ
- a CDS encoding invasion associated locus B family protein → MSKRSFFAILLLSAGLAGSALAEDSAAKPDESHPAHASGTTTKAFGPWSLHCQPPHQEGAEPLCVIAQTVESSSNKLLAVISIGHQHPSDPYNIVVTLPPNVAFPSSVHIRTGEQDKWGVELPWQRCIPGACIAGAELSPATLVHWAGLQTEGKIVFVVGSGDEVAVPISMRGFGDAYTALNK
- the aspS gene encoding aspartate--tRNA ligase; amino-acid sequence: MHLYRTHTCGDLREAQAGAEVRLSGWCHRIRDHGGVLFIDLRDHYGVTQCVVDPDSPAFPQAEKLRSEWVVRIDGTVRQRPAGTENSEMPTGFIEVYVNAIEVLGPAAELPLPVFGDQQYPEEMRLKYRFLDLRRDKLHKNIMLRGAIIDSLRARMKSQGFFEFQTPILTASSPEGARDFLVPSRLHPGKFYALPQAPQQFKQLLMVAGFDRYFQIAPCFRDEDARADRSPGEFYQLDCEMSFVTQEDVFAAIEPVLRGVFEEFGDGKPVTQKFPLIPYAEAMLKYGSDKPDLRNPLVIVDVTAEFARDDVTFNAFKNVIKAGGIVRAIPAPGAGAQPRSFFDKLNDWARGEGAPGLGYVIFENAEGGLAGKGPIAKFLPPEVQQAIAAKAGIGAGDAVFFVCDQEAKAAKLAGAARLKIGSELGLSKTGVFEFCWIVDFPMYEWNDEENKIDFSHNPFSMPNFAHDDFVALDAADKDTILAIKAFQYDIVCNGIELSSGAIRNHRPDIMRKAFALAGYGEDVLEQKFGGMYRAFQYGAPPHGGIAPGVDRIVMLLAGEENLREVVVFPMNQRAEDLLMSAPSSVTPKQLRELHIRLNLPEVKGSN
- a CDS encoding DUF3309 family protein; the protein is MLSTILIIILILALIGGLPNWGYSSGWGYYPSGGIGLILLIVIILVLLGRI
- a CDS encoding acyl--CoA ligase, which translates into the protein MKMVSIRTLQDLLAVGRGDAAAVTAPNTQALTYDAFRKLVADTVATLNGSGIGRNDRVAIVLPNGPEMATSFVAIATGATAAPLNPAYKADEFEFYMSDLSAKALVVEAGSKSPAVEVAQKLGIAVLTLTPDPSVAAGVFTLSGGEKKAAANSGYGETDDVALILHTSGTTSRPKIVPLTQGNVTASAQNIAAALEFSDADRGLNIMPLFHIHGLIAGLLAPLSRGSQIFCTPGFNALKFFGWMEESKPTWYTAVPTMHQAILARANNNKETIARYPLRFLRSSSASMPPQLIGELEATFNAPLIEAYGMTEASHQMASNPLRGTRKPGAVGLPAGPEIGIMDEDGNLLGIGEIGEVVIRGDNVTAGYENNPSANASAFTNGWFRTGDQGMIDADGHLSLTGRLKEIINRAGEKISPREVDEALLDHPAVEQVVTFAMPHDKLGEDVAAAVVLREGHTATESELRDFLSNRLAAFKTPRKIIFLAEIPKGATGKLQRIGLAQKLGLS
- a CDS encoding 2-dehydropantoate 2-reductase, which gives rise to MRICVIGAGAIGGLLAAKLADAGEDVSVIARGPHLAAINANGLKLIEGDKEIVAKVKASDRIADVGTQDLVILGMKAHQVAAVVRDLPALYGPETSVLTAQNGIPWWYFFKHGGAHEGVRLESVDPGGVIADNLPIERVLASVVYPAAEIERPGVIKHIEGYRFSLAEVDGKPTERLEIIAAAFTRAGFKAPIVADIRTELWTKLWGNATFNPISALTHATLEDICRFGLTRKLAEDVMREVKAIGEALGIRFRIPLEKRISGAEAVGPHKTSMLQDVETGRALEADALLGSVIELGRIVSVPSPHLDALYAVVKLLGKTLADHKGRLVVEPA
- the oxlT gene encoding oxalate/formate MFS antiporter; this encodes MSVAAGEEVIVSENSSANRWVQLLIGIVCMTMIANLQYGWTLFVGPLHDAFGWKMASIQVAFTIFVVCETWLVPFEGYFEDLFGPRPLVIFGGVLVGIAWALNSQITGLSGLYIAQAIGGIGAGAIYGSCVGNAVKWFPDHRGLAAGLTAAGFGIGSALTIVPISHVIAAHGYQNAFLYFGIIQGIVVCICALLLRSPNKDDAYQAALAAGEQGRQFAPKEMLRTPLFWLLYAMFVMMAAGGLMATAQLAPIAKDFGVAKVPVSFFAFTMPALVFALALDRTLNGLTRPFFGWVSDRIGRESTMFIAFGVEGLAILALSKYGHTPGLFVVLSGLVFFGWGEIYSLFPATCTDSFGSKFATTNAGLLYTAKGTAALLVPFSSKLTEWTGSWHLVFLIAAGLNIVTALLAIFVLRPLRRKYAAAGKLSYTDLLE